Proteins from a single region of Undibacterium sp. KW1:
- a CDS encoding ABC transporter substrate-binding protein, with protein MSDKHHAVLLKASRFIGMLLCLCCLQSKAHAETVLPLLLAETRDENGEIAPIRPENQKIIAYFERAMDVKFEVRRYPLPRVIENIGKGEGLGFGLSKNTERLKTMRYSEAVFSDFVWVVARDDTHMKYAGISDLQGKSVGIVRGIRFGDDIDKLRNVMFRVEEDQPQNSSRLKKLLSGRMDVMLVNSRMPNAKDLEAELNLYLDEKNLRNETQMNYGVKVFAKPLLVDPIHFTTGANTRLDVINKINAAIIKGRKSGDLPTLWKN; from the coding sequence ATGTCAGATAAGCACCACGCCGTTTTGCTGAAGGCCTCCCGGTTTATAGGGATGCTGCTCTGTCTGTGCTGCCTGCAATCAAAAGCGCATGCTGAAACTGTCCTGCCTTTGCTACTCGCAGAAACCCGCGATGAAAATGGTGAAATTGCTCCCATCCGGCCAGAGAACCAAAAAATCATCGCCTATTTTGAACGCGCCATGGATGTGAAATTTGAGGTGCGCCGTTATCCCCTGCCCCGCGTCATAGAAAACATAGGCAAGGGTGAAGGACTGGGATTTGGCTTATCGAAAAATACTGAACGTCTGAAAACAATGCGCTATTCAGAAGCTGTTTTTTCAGATTTTGTCTGGGTCGTGGCAAGAGACGATACGCACATGAAATATGCTGGTATCAGTGATTTGCAGGGCAAATCAGTCGGCATAGTCAGGGGTATACGTTTTGGCGATGATATCGACAAATTACGTAATGTCATGTTCCGCGTAGAAGAAGACCAGCCACAAAACAGCTCACGTCTGAAGAAACTTTTATCGGGTCGCATGGATGTCATGCTGGTCAATTCACGCATGCCAAATGCCAAAGACCTGGAAGCGGAACTGAATCTTTACCTCGACGAAAAGAACCTGCGCAACGAGACGCAGATGAACTATGGTGTCAAAGTATTTGCCAAGCCCTTGCTGGTCGATCCTATCCATTTCACGACTGGCGCCAATACCAGGTTAGATGTCATCAACAAGATCAACGCAGCCATCATCAAGGGCAGGAAGTCTGGCGACTTGCCCACCCTCTGGAAAAACTAA
- a CDS encoding S9 family peptidase: MRMMIFAATLAAGVIFCTSTIARQADYDQDIVLATTGGSINGSLIMPANGVKPPVVLMIAGSGPTDRDGNTVGLKGRNDSLKMLAASMAQAGVASVRFDKRGIAGSASAAASEADLRFETYVQDAVAWIRLLKADARFSGVAILGHSEGSLIAMLAAQQEAVRAYISVAGPAKNAADVLRWQLQGKLPPALATRNEEILSALQAGKTHAEVPPELNVLYRASVQPYLVSWFRYTPEKEIVKLTCPVLLIQGDKDIQVNTAQLTALKLAKPDAESLLVHGMNHVLKITGNDAAQQMASYTDTALPLASELTKGLASFLLNKLRSNLRSK; encoded by the coding sequence ATGCGCATGATGATATTTGCTGCAACCCTGGCAGCAGGAGTAATCTTTTGCACTTCGACTATCGCAAGGCAGGCCGATTATGATCAGGATATCGTACTTGCTACCACAGGCGGCAGCATTAATGGCAGCCTGATCATGCCTGCCAATGGAGTGAAGCCGCCTGTGGTATTGATGATTGCTGGTTCTGGTCCCACCGACAGGGATGGCAATACGGTCGGCCTGAAAGGCAGGAATGACTCACTGAAAATGTTGGCAGCATCCATGGCACAGGCTGGGGTAGCGTCTGTACGCTTTGACAAGCGCGGCATCGCCGGCAGCGCAAGTGCCGCGGCATCTGAAGCCGATTTGCGCTTTGAAACCTATGTGCAGGACGCCGTTGCCTGGATAAGGCTGCTCAAGGCAGATGCACGGTTTTCTGGTGTTGCCATACTTGGTCATAGCGAAGGTTCTCTGATTGCCATGCTGGCTGCGCAGCAAGAAGCGGTCAGGGCATACATCTCTGTAGCAGGCCCGGCGAAAAATGCCGCTGATGTCTTGCGGTGGCAGTTGCAAGGTAAATTGCCACCTGCGCTGGCCACCCGTAATGAAGAAATTCTGAGCGCTTTGCAGGCAGGCAAAACCCATGCCGAAGTGCCGCCAGAATTAAATGTCCTGTACCGCGCCAGCGTGCAGCCATATCTGGTTTCCTGGTTCCGTTACACGCCGGAAAAGGAGATCGTCAAATTGACTTGCCCGGTGTTGCTGATACAGGGTGACAAGGATATACAGGTAAATACAGCACAATTGACGGCGCTTAAACTTGCGAAACCAGATGCTGAAAGCCTGCTGGTACACGGTATGAACCATGTACTGAAAATCACAGGCAATGATGCGGCACAGCAAATGGCTTCTTATACAGATACGGCCTTGCCCCTGGCATCCGAATTGACTAAAGGCCTGGCTTCCTTTTTGCTGAATAAACTCAGAAGCAATCTCAGAAGCAAATAA
- a CDS encoding tautomerase family protein, whose protein sequence is MPLVTITVCKPKSLLFKETVLNAVHAALIEAGVPEKDKFQRILELDTENFRFDTRYPDLHKDRNQDFVLIEILWSVGRSVQVKKKLLDTLMRRLSEKSMNPENIMVCFRETAWENWSFAGGRILHT, encoded by the coding sequence ATGCCCCTCGTCACAATTACCGTCTGCAAACCCAAGTCCCTGCTGTTCAAAGAGACTGTCCTGAATGCCGTGCACGCGGCATTGATAGAAGCGGGTGTGCCAGAGAAAGACAAGTTCCAGCGCATACTGGAACTTGACACAGAAAACTTCCGCTTTGATACGCGCTACCCTGATCTGCACAAGGACAGAAACCAGGACTTCGTCCTCATAGAAATACTATGGTCAGTGGGACGCAGCGTACAGGTCAAGAAAAAATTGCTCGATACCCTGATGCGGCGTCTCAGCGAAAAGAGCATGAACCCCGAAAACATCATGGTCTGTTTCAGGGAGACCGCTTGGGAAAACTGGTCTTTCGCTGGTGGCCGAATACTGCACACCTGA
- a CDS encoding DUF2189 domain-containing protein, whose product MTNQSQGRGGDSAPPDIQTVIDHESAFPPLRRVGMFRPLAWLKLGWRDFRASGGSSIFYGVCFAAMGLVLRLILNNAPEYLSALTCGFLLVGPLLALGLYDISRRLENVRSGLLGSVFSMRGRWSNIGVLALVLAIIMMVWARASLVIFALFYNKGMPTMQGFLAQLFSLNNLEFLAVYICIGFVFASLVFAISWVSIPLMLDRDTDAITAMIISCVALFINAPATMVWASLIIGSVVLSFLSWNLGFLILMPIIGHASWHAYKDVVGNAADRH is encoded by the coding sequence ATGACTAATCAATCGCAAGGCCGGGGCGGGGATAGTGCGCCGCCCGATATCCAGACCGTCATAGACCATGAATCTGCTTTTCCACCTCTGCGCCGGGTCGGCATGTTCCGTCCCCTGGCCTGGCTAAAACTGGGCTGGCGCGATTTTCGTGCTTCGGGCGGCTCCAGTATTTTTTACGGGGTCTGTTTTGCAGCCATGGGACTGGTCCTGCGATTGATACTAAATAATGCACCCGAATATCTGTCTGCCCTGACCTGCGGTTTTTTACTGGTCGGCCCATTACTCGCGTTGGGGCTCTACGATATCAGCCGCCGTCTTGAGAATGTGCGCTCCGGTTTGCTCGGCAGTGTATTTTCCATGCGCGGACGCTGGAGCAATATCGGTGTTTTGGCTCTGGTGCTGGCGATTATCATGATGGTGTGGGCGCGCGCTTCGCTGGTCATTTTTGCCCTGTTTTACAACAAGGGCATGCCAACCATGCAGGGCTTCCTGGCGCAATTGTTCTCACTAAATAACCTGGAATTTTTGGCGGTGTATATCTGCATAGGTTTCGTCTTTGCCAGCCTGGTATTTGCCATCAGCTGGGTGTCGATACCATTGATGCTGGACAGGGACACCGATGCCATTACCGCGATGATCATCAGCTGTGTTGCCTTGTTCATCAACGCGCCCGCGACCATGGTCTGGGCCTCACTGATCATTGGCAGCGTGGTGTTGAGTTTCTTAAGCTGGAACCTGGGTTTTCTGATACTCATGCCCATCATAGGCCATGCAAGCTGGCATGCATATAAGGATGTCGTCGGTAATGCTGCTGATCGCCATTAG
- a CDS encoding DUF2855 family protein — MNNPTKEFIVNKSNLLESRFKPLYVPAEAELQDGQVVLQVERFAFTSNNVTYAAFGTAMHYWNFFPTDEGWGNIPVWGFGDVLASKAEGVAVGERFYGYYPMATHLTVLATRVSPGGFVDGAEHRQAMHGLYNHYVRTTTDPGYTKESEDVQVLLRPLFITSFMIDDFLDDNQFFGAQTVLISSASSKTAYGLAFMLSLRKNKACKVIGLTSPGNLEFVRNMAIYDDVISYEQVTGLTTDQGVVYVDMAGNGQLRSQLHHHFKDNMKYSCAVGGTHWEELSGASNLPGAKPTLFFAPAQIKKRMTDWGPNGVQSRLAQAWKAFMRPVMEAEKPWMQVIHGQGEAAVRQVYDDMLSGAARPDQGNVLTLLSTEI, encoded by the coding sequence ATGAACAACCCAACCAAAGAATTTATTGTCAATAAAAGCAATTTATTGGAATCCAGATTCAAGCCCCTGTATGTGCCTGCTGAAGCAGAGTTGCAAGATGGCCAGGTGGTTTTGCAAGTGGAGCGTTTTGCCTTCACGTCAAATAACGTGACTTATGCAGCCTTTGGCACAGCCATGCATTACTGGAATTTTTTCCCTACCGATGAAGGCTGGGGCAATATCCCGGTCTGGGGCTTTGGTGATGTGCTGGCCTCGAAAGCCGAAGGCGTGGCAGTGGGTGAGCGCTTTTATGGCTACTACCCCATGGCTACTCATCTGACAGTGCTGGCAACACGGGTTTCACCTGGCGGTTTTGTCGATGGTGCAGAGCACAGGCAGGCCATGCATGGTCTGTACAATCACTATGTCAGAACTACCACCGATCCTGGCTACACCAAAGAATCTGAAGATGTACAGGTCTTGTTGCGACCTTTGTTCATCACCTCATTCATGATCGATGATTTTCTTGATGACAATCAGTTCTTTGGTGCGCAGACAGTATTGATCTCCAGTGCCTCCAGCAAGACCGCCTATGGCCTGGCATTCATGCTGTCGCTGCGCAAGAACAAGGCTTGCAAAGTCATAGGCCTGACTTCGCCGGGCAACCTCGAATTTGTGCGGAATATGGCTATCTATGATGATGTCATCAGCTATGAGCAAGTGACTGGGCTGACAACTGACCAGGGCGTTGTATATGTCGATATGGCTGGCAATGGGCAATTACGCAGCCAGTTGCATCATCATTTCAAAGACAATATGAAATATAGCTGCGCTGTTGGCGGCACGCACTGGGAAGAGTTAAGTGGTGCGTCAAACCTGCCTGGTGCAAAACCGACCTTGTTCTTCGCACCGGCGCAAATCAAGAAGCGCATGACAGACTGGGGGCCGAATGGTGTGCAATCCCGTTTAGCTCAGGCCTGGAAGGCTTTCATGCGACCTGTGATGGAAGCAGAGAAGCCCTGGATGCAGGTGATACATGGGCAGGGCGAAGCTGCAGTACGACAAGTCTATGATGATATGCTGAGTGGCGCTGCCAGGCCGGATCAGGGCAATGTCCTGACTTTGCTCAGCACTGAGATTTAG
- a CDS encoding GNAT family N-acetyltransferase: protein MWLNNVPEISHKDVRLRSIRRSDAAAWYDYLKNPDVIRHTSWNLSAAADLLPQFAAYESAAPDTPIRLAIVSREEDRLIGTVGFHTISGINRSAELAYDLAPEYWGKGVMQAAAMALCQWGFQQAGYKRIQATVLETNFHSIQLLERMGFEREGHLRAFRMVRGTPGNFWMYSRLHPDIA, encoded by the coding sequence ATGTGGCTAAACAATGTACCTGAAATTTCACACAAGGATGTCCGCTTACGCAGCATACGCCGCAGTGATGCAGCAGCCTGGTATGACTATCTCAAAAATCCGGATGTGATCAGACATACCAGCTGGAACCTTAGTGCGGCAGCAGATCTGTTACCGCAGTTCGCTGCTTATGAAAGCGCTGCACCTGATACCCCTATTCGTCTTGCCATCGTCAGCAGGGAAGAAGACAGGCTCATAGGTACGGTCGGTTTTCATACCATTTCCGGTATTAACCGTAGTGCGGAACTTGCCTATGACCTGGCACCTGAATACTGGGGCAAGGGTGTCATGCAAGCTGCAGCAATGGCACTGTGTCAATGGGGCTTTCAGCAGGCTGGCTATAAGCGCATCCAGGCGACTGTGCTGGAAACCAATTTCCATTCCATACAACTGCTGGAGCGCATGGGCTTTGAACGAGAAGGCCATCTGCGGGCTTTTCGCATGGTGCGCGGCACACCGGGCAATTTCTGGATGTATTCACGTTTGCATCCTGATATTGCCTGA
- a CDS encoding outer membrane lipoprotein-sorting protein — MKTAIHTIALLLAATTGLARADEVGDILKAADQFRVGSENMQVETEITTFAKDGSKEKERNYLVFSQVNHQSLVLMKSPAEKGQKVLMLGDDFWMLLPGSQRPLRITPMQKLLGDASIGDIATMSWSQDYTGKIVGEEKCDDKACVHLSLNAVRKSVAYQRIELWLGKTRHEPIKADLYVQSEKLAKQASFVLDKPQAPTAVSEMILLDQLSSHKETRVRYLSRKQKTVPEQWLNPMFLAKNPSLE; from the coding sequence ATGAAAACAGCCATACACACTATCGCTTTATTGCTCGCAGCAACAACAGGTCTGGCCAGGGCAGATGAGGTTGGCGACATCCTCAAAGCTGCCGATCAGTTCAGGGTAGGTAGCGAGAACATGCAGGTAGAAACAGAGATCACCACTTTTGCCAAAGATGGCAGCAAGGAAAAAGAAAGAAATTACCTGGTGTTTTCACAGGTCAATCATCAATCTCTGGTGCTCATGAAAAGCCCGGCAGAGAAAGGTCAAAAGGTCTTGATGCTGGGTGATGATTTCTGGATGCTCTTGCCCGGCAGCCAGCGCCCGCTGCGCATCACGCCCATGCAAAAATTATTGGGGGATGCCTCTATCGGCGATATCGCCACGATGAGCTGGTCGCAAGACTACACAGGCAAGATCGTTGGTGAAGAAAAATGCGATGACAAAGCCTGCGTGCACCTGAGTTTGAATGCCGTGCGTAAATCCGTCGCCTACCAGCGCATAGAGCTATGGCTGGGCAAGACCCGTCACGAACCTATCAAGGCAGATTTGTATGTGCAATCAGAAAAACTAGCCAAGCAGGCCAGCTTTGTTCTCGACAAACCACAAGCACCGACTGCAGTGTCTGAAATGATTTTGCTGGATCAATTGAGCAGCCACAAAGAAACACGTGTGCGCTATCTCAGCCGCAAGCAAAAAACTGTGCCTGAACAATGGCTGAATCCCATGTTCCTGGCCAAGAATCCCAGCCTGGAGTGA
- a CDS encoding FtsX-like permease family protein gives MKLSWLKFAFYNTLRNRRRSAITVVIAALGTAAILLAGGFAYSTYEGLAQISARSTGHLTIGKPQHFTSDQDVPLQYGLENAAALQSKLLADPAVRYVLPRIEYSGLISNGDKSTIMMAVGIDPDAEFSVKGPTLTLKEGELLQTESAEAEIVLGDALARSLKAKAGSSLTLMASTTDGALNAVDVTVKGLVSTGVPDLDKRLVYSNIKTAQKLLNTQRISSLGVFLNSMDATLPAQTRLAKVFPDLTVQNWLEQAFFYKSVRDLYNRIFGALGAIISVIVVFVVANAMAMAIIERTREVGTLRAMGTLPGQLIRSFSFEGMILGGTGAIAGALLAITVALLLMVFPVEMPPPPGRSSGYPLLITIDAAMYAITVFMMIALSMLSSAFIARKTLRQPIVDALAHN, from the coding sequence ATGAAACTCAGCTGGCTCAAATTTGCCTTTTACAATACTTTGCGCAACCGCCGCCGTTCTGCCATTACCGTGGTCATCGCAGCGCTAGGCACTGCAGCCATACTACTGGCTGGTGGTTTTGCCTATTCGACCTATGAAGGTCTGGCCCAGATATCTGCACGCAGCACTGGCCATCTGACCATAGGCAAACCCCAGCACTTCACCAGTGACCAGGATGTGCCCCTGCAATATGGTCTGGAAAATGCAGCTGCCCTGCAAAGCAAACTACTGGCTGACCCAGCCGTGCGCTATGTCTTGCCACGCATAGAATACAGTGGCCTGATCAGCAATGGCGACAAATCCACGATCATGATGGCAGTGGGTATAGACCCGGATGCTGAATTCTCGGTCAAGGGCCCTACCCTGACATTGAAAGAAGGTGAACTCCTGCAAACCGAATCTGCAGAGGCAGAAATCGTCCTGGGTGACGCATTGGCACGCAGCCTGAAAGCCAAAGCCGGCAGCAGCCTGACATTGATGGCCAGCACCACAGATGGCGCCTTGAATGCAGTTGATGTCACCGTCAAGGGCCTGGTATCAACAGGTGTGCCTGACCTGGATAAACGCCTGGTGTATTCGAATATCAAGACAGCACAAAAACTCTTGAATACCCAACGCATTTCCAGCCTCGGAGTGTTCCTGAATTCCATGGATGCGACCCTGCCTGCGCAAACCAGGCTGGCAAAAGTATTCCCTGATCTGACCGTGCAAAACTGGCTGGAACAAGCTTTCTTTTATAAGTCTGTGCGTGATTTGTATAACCGCATCTTTGGTGCCCTGGGTGCCATCATCAGCGTCATCGTCGTATTTGTCGTTGCCAATGCTATGGCCATGGCCATCATAGAACGCACCCGTGAAGTTGGCACGTTGCGCGCCATGGGCACTTTGCCAGGGCAACTGATACGCAGTTTTTCTTTTGAAGGAATGATACTGGGCGGCACAGGTGCCATCGCTGGAGCCTTGCTGGCGATCACCGTTGCGCTGCTGCTCATGGTGTTTCCGGTAGAAATGCCACCACCACCAGGGCGCTCAAGCGGTTACCCCTTACTGATCACGATAGATGCTGCCATGTATGCCATCACCGTGTTCATGATGATTGCCTTATCCATGCTGTCGTCAGCCTTCATCGCCCGCAAAACCCTGCGTCAGCCCATCGTCGATGCGCTCGCTCATAATTAA
- a CDS encoding ABC transporter ATP-binding protein: protein MSLAPAIELHAVHKTYQLGAHVVKALQGVDLTLQRGELLALTGPSGSGKSTILNLCGLIDHADAGDILLNGVNINQYNETQKTLQRRDTIGFIFQSFNLVPVMTVAENVDYPLFLTGVPAAERRERVAAQLKAVGLHEHAQHLPDALSGGQRQRVAIARALIKRPSLVIADEPTASLDSHTADQVLDLMRERGHAEGVAFIIASHDNRLTSRSDRIVSLLDGRLQ from the coding sequence ATGAGCCTGGCACCTGCCATAGAACTGCATGCAGTTCATAAAACTTATCAACTCGGCGCTCATGTCGTCAAGGCTTTGCAAGGCGTAGACCTGACATTGCAGCGTGGTGAACTGCTGGCACTGACCGGCCCGTCCGGCAGTGGCAAGAGCACGATACTGAACCTGTGCGGCTTGATAGACCATGCGGATGCTGGCGACATCTTGCTTAACGGTGTCAACATCAATCAATACAATGAAACACAAAAAACACTGCAAAGACGCGACACCATAGGTTTTATCTTCCAGAGTTTTAACCTCGTGCCTGTCATGACGGTGGCAGAGAATGTCGATTACCCACTCTTCCTGACGGGTGTACCGGCAGCAGAAAGACGTGAGCGGGTGGCTGCACAACTGAAAGCCGTTGGCCTGCATGAACATGCCCAGCATTTGCCAGACGCCTTGTCTGGCGGCCAGCGCCAAAGGGTGGCAATTGCCCGCGCCCTCATCAAGCGCCCCAGCCTGGTGATTGCCGATGAACCGACTGCCAGCCTGGATTCACATACCGCCGACCAGGTACTGGACCTGATGCGTGAACGTGGTCATGCCGAAGGCGTAGCCTTCATCATCGCCAGCCATGATAACCGCCTGACTAGCCGCAGCGACCGCATCGTGTCACTGCTGGATGGGAGATTGCAATGA
- a CDS encoding TMEM175 family protein, translating into MGKTRLEAFSDGVIAILITIMVLEMKVPHGGTLETLLPVWPVFLSYILSFVYVGIYWNNHHHMLHTCRKVTGGILWANLHLLFWLSLIPFATGWVGENHFAPIPAALYGAVLLMAAIAYFILQQQIIATQGPDSLLKKAVGADWKGKLSPVVYATGMMLACWYPLVAMAMYVAMALIWLIPDRRIEKVLKNHEE; encoded by the coding sequence ATGGGAAAGACCAGACTGGAAGCCTTCAGCGATGGCGTGATCGCCATCCTGATTACCATCATGGTGCTGGAAATGAAAGTGCCGCATGGTGGCACGCTGGAAACCCTGCTGCCGGTATGGCCGGTATTTTTGAGTTATATCCTTAGCTTTGTGTATGTCGGCATCTACTGGAACAACCATCATCACATGCTGCATACCTGCCGCAAGGTGACTGGTGGGATTTTATGGGCCAACCTGCATTTACTGTTCTGGCTTTCACTAATTCCATTTGCGACAGGCTGGGTAGGCGAAAATCATTTCGCCCCCATCCCGGCAGCCTTGTATGGTGCGGTTTTGCTGATGGCGGCGATTGCTTATTTCATCCTGCAACAGCAGATCATTGCTACCCAGGGGCCAGATTCATTGCTGAAAAAAGCGGTAGGCGCAGACTGGAAGGGCAAGCTCTCGCCAGTGGTCTATGCTACTGGCATGATGTTGGCTTGCTGGTATCCCCTGGTGGCGATGGCAATGTATGTTGCGATGGCACTCATATGGTTGATACCTGACCGTCGCATAGAAAAAGTCCTCAAAAACCACGAAGAGTAA
- a CDS encoding HD-GYP domain-containing protein translates to MNTATSVDSFTSPEFLAMERSIIDDFVDCTREACEEAEACVKELNNQGGAAYVHRLFRAMHSLKGNCQMVGLIPFVELLHRLEEIVARVRAEQDPYCRELGEFLLLAIDEVEDLLNDLIAHGHTSNVRRKKLYVLCDSLQKTSSGGFHAQQFKDAIALLDGKVANKENVAKAPKVMLELSDDMTMMYKFAQQIDNLSIYRKNRSEQSAQLAEALNEALGLPVDARQLKAASLMHDVGMSFIPHSIFNKEAGLSREELKIVQEHVVTASQILLRFGGWDEAARIVLDHHERYDGTGYPNGLKAEQIHPGARILAIVDTFCSVTNERSDRSFKRSLLSAISEINANIESQFDPRMVEMFNDVVRKLIAKQ, encoded by the coding sequence ATGAACACAGCCACAAGCGTTGATAGTTTCACTTCTCCTGAATTCCTGGCCATGGAGCGCAGCATCATCGATGACTTTGTCGATTGTACGCGGGAGGCATGTGAAGAAGCCGAGGCCTGCGTCAAAGAGCTCAATAATCAGGGCGGTGCGGCCTATGTACACCGCCTGTTCCGCGCCATGCATTCACTCAAGGGCAATTGCCAGATGGTTGGCCTGATTCCCTTTGTCGAGTTATTGCACAGGCTGGAAGAAATCGTCGCCAGGGTCAGGGCAGAGCAGGACCCTTATTGTCGTGAACTGGGTGAATTCCTTTTACTGGCCATTGATGAGGTTGAGGATTTGCTGAATGACCTGATCGCTCATGGGCACACCAGTAATGTCCGGCGCAAGAAATTGTACGTCCTTTGCGACAGCTTGCAAAAGACTTCCAGTGGCGGCTTTCATGCGCAGCAATTCAAAGATGCAATTGCTTTGCTGGATGGGAAAGTCGCAAACAAGGAAAATGTCGCAAAAGCCCCGAAAGTAATGCTGGAATTGTCAGATGACATGACAATGATGTACAAGTTTGCTCAACAAATTGATAATCTCAGTATCTATAGAAAAAATCGCAGCGAACAGTCCGCACAATTAGCCGAAGCATTGAATGAAGCATTGGGTCTGCCAGTCGATGCACGACAATTGAAAGCAGCGTCCCTGATGCACGATGTGGGAATGAGTTTTATTCCACATAGTATTTTTAATAAAGAAGCAGGACTTTCAAGAGAGGAACTGAAAATTGTGCAGGAACACGTAGTTACTGCCAGTCAGATACTCTTGCGCTTTGGTGGCTGGGACGAAGCAGCACGTATCGTTCTCGATCATCATGAGCGCTATGACGGCACCGGTTATCCGAATGGTTTGAAAGCGGAGCAGATACATCCTGGAGCACGCATACTGGCAATAGTTGATACCTTTTGCTCGGTCACCAATGAGCGCTCAGACCGCAGTTTTAAACGCAGTTTGCTGAGTGCGATTTCCGAGATTAACGCCAATATTGAAAGCCAGTTTGATCCGCGCATGGTTGAGATGTTTAATGATGTAGTGCGCAAGCTCATCGCCAAACAATAA
- a CDS encoding GGDEF domain-containing protein: MLLKRSKEEVVLLMLCGLSIPSILPFGIVRLFQGNFLMATVDLLIVLGMLCIIVFVWRTRRVRLAGLAVTVFYSMGMLAAVYVKGVPIAYWVYPTMIAAFFILRAKEALMINSISLIVLVMILRNAMQLLDLSSLVVTLVLINLFSYIFSDRTSLQHFELNQQAEKDFLTGAGNRRAFDKQLRTICAKDEVHTDVCILILDLDHFKKINDQFGHMVGDQVLIQFCALLRSRIRTADCFFRYGGEEFVVVAMGADDIAAARFAEELRTLVEKAQLLRDYPVTVSIGVAKKIAGEDGQAWFQRADTMLYEAKLAGRNAVRVAVNDSV; encoded by the coding sequence ATGTTGTTAAAACGCTCAAAAGAAGAAGTAGTCTTGCTCATGCTTTGTGGCCTGAGCATACCGAGCATCCTTCCTTTTGGCATAGTGCGCCTGTTCCAGGGTAATTTTTTGATGGCAACAGTTGATCTGTTGATCGTGCTGGGTATGTTGTGCATCATCGTTTTTGTCTGGCGTACCAGGCGCGTGCGCCTGGCCGGGCTTGCTGTCACTGTGTTTTATTCCATGGGCATGCTGGCGGCTGTGTATGTCAAGGGCGTGCCTATCGCGTATTGGGTATATCCGACCATGATTGCTGCCTTTTTCATACTCAGGGCAAAAGAAGCCCTGATGATCAACAGCATTTCATTGATCGTGCTGGTCATGATCTTGCGCAATGCCATGCAGTTGCTGGACCTGTCCAGTCTGGTCGTCACCCTGGTGTTGATCAATCTGTTTTCCTATATCTTTTCTGACCGCACCAGCCTGCAGCATTTTGAATTGAACCAACAGGCAGAAAAAGACTTTTTAACCGGGGCTGGTAACCGCCGTGCGTTTGACAAGCAATTGCGGACCATCTGTGCCAAGGATGAAGTACATACCGATGTTTGCATCCTGATCCTTGATCTTGACCACTTCAAAAAAATCAATGACCAGTTTGGTCATATGGTGGGTGACCAGGTGCTCATACAGTTTTGCGCACTGCTGCGTTCACGCATACGCACGGCAGACTGCTTTTTCCGCTATGGCGGCGAAGAATTTGTCGTCGTTGCGATGGGGGCAGACGATATTGCCGCAGCCAGGTTTGCGGAGGAATTGCGTACCCTGGTAGAAAAGGCGCAATTGCTGCGTGATTATCCCGTAACCGTCTCCATAGGTGTGGCAAAGAAAATTGCCGGAGAAGATGGTCAGGCATGGTTCCAGCGTGCTGATACCATGCTTTATGAAGCAAAACTGGCCGGGCGCAACGCGGTGCGCGTGGCTGTCAATGACAGCGTTTGA